A stretch of Leisingera sp. S132 DNA encodes these proteins:
- a CDS encoding peptidase encodes MNRVVEAARGWIGTPYVHQASCKGAGCDCLGLIRGLWRELLGAEPELPPAYTMDWSEPQGAEALWQAAARHLAAKPLDAAAPGDVILFRMREGSVAKHLGVQSKVCTKEMRAASAWAGANAPAGGQAGAARRCRRAEQVCSAPSFIHAYAGHGVVESPLSPPWQRRIVARFNFPGTSWQRS; translated from the coding sequence ATGAACCGGGTGGTGGAGGCCGCACGCGGCTGGATCGGCACGCCCTATGTGCATCAGGCGTCCTGCAAGGGCGCGGGCTGTGATTGCCTGGGGCTGATCCGGGGGCTGTGGCGCGAGCTGCTGGGCGCCGAGCCGGAGCTGCCGCCCGCCTACACGATGGACTGGTCCGAACCTCAGGGCGCCGAGGCGCTGTGGCAGGCCGCGGCGCGGCATCTGGCGGCGAAACCGCTGGATGCGGCGGCCCCCGGCGATGTGATCCTGTTCCGGATGCGCGAGGGATCGGTGGCCAAGCATCTGGGGGTGCAGTCCAAGGTTTGTACCAAAGAAATGAGGGCTGCGTCTGCCTGGGCGGGCGCGAATGCGCCTGCCGGGGGGCAGGCAGGCGCAGCCCGGCGGTGCCGCCGGGCGGAACAGGTCTGCAGCGCCCCGTCCTTCATCCACGCCTATGCCGGCCACGGGGTTGTCGAAAGCCCGCTGAGCCCGCCCTGGCAGCGCCGCATCGTGGCGCGGTTTAACTTCCCTGGCACGTCCTGGCAAAGGAGCTGA
- a CDS encoding DUF2163 domain-containing protein produces the protein MTSLSSALHDHLQSGITTVCRAWALARRDGAVLGFTDHDCVLSFDGITFQPGSGLTARAVSQATGLSVDNTEALGVLSDAAVREEDIEAGRFDGAEVRCWLVNWQDVSMRWLQFRGSIGEIRRAGGAFEAELRGLTEALNQPLGRIYQKPCTAVLGDGVCRFDLNTPGYTAEIATETVSRSEEFRWGALPGFEPSWFEDGRLTVLSGAAEGLWAAIKADRSDAEGRRITLWEPVRAVVQPGDMVRLQAGCDKRMETCRLKFNNLLNFQGFPDIPGEDWVMAVPRQSGTNTGGSRR, from the coding sequence ATGACAAGCCTTTCCAGTGCCTTGCACGACCATCTTCAATCCGGCATCACCACGGTGTGCCGCGCCTGGGCGCTGGCGCGGCGGGACGGCGCGGTGCTGGGATTTACCGATCATGACTGCGTGCTGTCCTTTGACGGCATCACCTTCCAGCCCGGCAGCGGGCTGACCGCGCGGGCGGTGAGCCAAGCCACCGGCCTGTCGGTCGACAACACCGAGGCCTTGGGGGTTCTGAGCGACGCTGCGGTGCGCGAGGAGGACATCGAGGCGGGCCGGTTTGATGGCGCGGAGGTGCGCTGCTGGCTGGTCAATTGGCAGGATGTCTCGATGCGGTGGCTGCAATTCCGCGGCTCCATCGGCGAGATCCGCCGCGCAGGCGGTGCCTTTGAGGCAGAGCTGCGCGGGCTGACCGAAGCGCTGAACCAGCCGCTGGGACGGATCTACCAGAAACCCTGCACCGCGGTGCTGGGCGACGGGGTTTGCAGGTTCGACCTGAACACACCGGGCTATACTGCTGAAATTGCAACTGAAACCGTGAGCCGCAGCGAGGAGTTCCGCTGGGGCGCTTTGCCGGGGTTTGAACCCAGCTGGTTTGAGGATGGCCGGCTGACGGTCCTGAGCGGCGCGGCAGAAGGGCTTTGGGCTGCCATCAAGGCGGACCGCAGCGATGCAGAGGGGCGCAGGATCACCCTGTGGGAGCCGGTGCGGGCTGTGGTGCAGCCGGGTGACATGGTCCGGCTGCAGGCCGGCTGCGACAAGCGCATGGAGACCTGCCGGCTGAAATTCAACAATCTTCTGAACTTCCAGGGGTTTCCCGACATTCCGGGCGAGGACTGGGTTATGGCGGTGCCGCGCCAGTCGGGCACCAATACCGGGGGCAGCCGGCGATGA